In one window of Littorina saxatilis isolate snail1 linkage group LG11, US_GU_Lsax_2.0, whole genome shotgun sequence DNA:
- the LOC138979711 gene encoding protein disulfide-isomerase A6 homolog, translating into MAGAAVVLVSLVVGATAMYGPGDDVVELTPANFHSKVIQSDELWLVEFYAPWCGHCQSLTPEWKKAASALKGIVKVGAVDADAHGGLGSQYGVKGFPTIKFFGDDKYKPLDYQSQRTASGVVDYATSQAKSIASARLSGKKSGGGGSKSGGGGGGGGGGKADPRDVIEGTDSNFEDEVLNYDGMVMVEFYAPWCGHCKNLAPHWAQAATELKGKVKMVAVDATVHTVMSNRYGVRGFPTIKVFPAGKKDGEAEDYDGGRTANDIVSWAMEKGAANVAPPEVYEVTSSDVLKENCEGHQLCIISVLPQIYDCQSECRNNYITILRRMGEKFKKHEWGWLWAEAGSQPALEESIEVGGFGYPALAALNTRKMKYSLMRGQFSEKGINEFLRDLSYGKGSTSPLRHATLPTVEKREPWDGKDAELPVEEDIDLSDVDLDDLDDDRKDEL; encoded by the exons ATGGCAG GTGCAGCAGTGGTGTTGGTATCCCTGGTTGTCGGGGCGACAGCCATGTATGGACCAGGAGATGATGTTGTGGAGCTTACACCAGCAAACTTCCATTCGAAAGTGATCCAGTCCGATGAACTATGGCTTGTGGAGTTCTATGCACCATG GTGTGGCCATTGCCAATCTCTGACACCGGAGTGGAAAAAAGCTGCGTCCGCATTGAAG GGCATTGTGAAAGTGGGTGCGGTGGACGCTGACGCGCACGGTGGACTGGGCTCACAATACGGGGTCAAGGGTTTCCCCACCATCAAGTTCTTCGGCGACGACAAGTACAAGCCACTGGACTACCAGA GCCAGCGTACAGCCAGCGGCGTTGTGGACTACGCCACATCTCAGGCCAAGAGCATCGCCAGCGCTCGGCTGTCAGGCAAGAAGAGTGGAGGTGGTGGCAGCAAGAgcggaggtggtggtggtggtggcggcggCGGCAAG GCTGACCCCAGGGATGTAATTGAGGGGACAGACAGCAACTTCGAGGATGAGGTGTTGAACTACGACGGCATGGTCATGGTGGAGTTCTACGCCCCTTGGTGCGGCCACTGCAAGAACCTCGCCCCCCACTGGGCCCAGGCTGCCACCGAGCTCAAGGGCAAGGTCAAAATGGTTGCCGTCGATGCTACCGTCCACACCGTCATGTCTAACAGATATGGG GTGCGAGGCTTCCCCACCATCAAGGTGTTCCCTGCAGGCAAGAAGGACGGGGAGGCAGAGGACTATGACGGGGGTCGCACAGCCAATGACATTGTGTCCTGGGCCATGGAGAAAGGGGCCGCCAACGTCGCGCCACCAGAAGTGTATGAG GTGACGAGCAGTGATGTGCTGAAGGAGAACTGTGAGGGCCACCAGCTGTGCATCATCTCCGTGCTGCCACAGATCTACGACTGTCAGTCGGAATGCCGCAACAACTACATCACTATCCTCAGACGCATGGGCGAGAAATTCAAGAAACATGAGTGGGG ATGGCTGTGGGCAGAGGCCGGGTCTCAGCCAGCACTGGAAGAATCCATTGAAGTCGGAGGCTTCGGCTACCCA GCTCTGGCTGCCCTGAACACCAGAAAGATGAAATACTCCCTGATGAGGGGACAGTTCAGCGAAAAAGGCATCAACGAATTTTTGAG GGATCTGTCCTACGGCAAAGGGTCCACCTCTCCACTGCGACACGCTACGCTGCCGACCGTAGAGAAACGGGAACCATGGGATGGCAAGGACGCCGAG CTGCCAGTAGAGGAGGACATCGACTTGAGCGATGTGGACTTGGATGACTTGGATGACGACAGGAAGGATGAATTGTGA
- the LOC138979712 gene encoding uncharacterized protein isoform X1, translated as MTSIKMFDCISLCRLVAGVIAVLGVCYGCCVPKTFFGPVRVVRTTVAPGMPDTSVELFLNAYDAANKRVAVAFPVGYQNTIYTRHIFDFGKGIHLVTTGEWYGPGNSHTKCAKYPLNVPWREACVPENATKSEGFYMGHKTEQYYRQLDAVAFTYTQGSTKAKVMVTQDTCFPVGEVIYDTGDPAGARVINRLYVNQTTDANDGFFQPPVNVTCVPNPNPLPMTQWQRVAFLGWMLGLQQQ; from the exons ATGACTAGCATCAAAATGTTCGACTGCATTTCTCTGTGCCG ATTGGTAGCTGGCGTGATAGCAGTTCTTGGCGTGTGTTACGGATGCTGTGTTCCAAAGACTTTCTTCGGTCCTGTTCGGGTAGTTCGCACGACGGTGGCACCCGGAATGCCCGACACTAGTGTG GAACTTTTCCTCAACGCGTACGACGCAGCGAATAAACGGGTGGCCGTTGCGTTCCCTGTTGGTTATCAAAACACCATTTACACCCGTCACATCTTCGACTTCGGAAAG GGTATTCACCTGGTGACGACGGGCGAGTGGTATGGTCCAGGTAACAGCCACACCAAGTGCGCCAAGTACCCGCTTAACGTTCCGTGGAGGGAGGCCTGTGTACCCG AAAACGCGACGAAAAGCGAAGGATTTTACATGGGTCACAAAACCGAACAATACTACCGCCAGTTGGATGCCGTGGCCTTCACCTACACACAAGGGTCAACCAAGGCCAAGGTCATGGTCACACAGGACACGTGCTTTCCGGTTGGCGAGGTCATCTATGATACTGGCGATCCGG CGGGAGCCAGGGTGATCAACCGTCTGTATGTGAACCAGACCACGGACGCGAATGACGGGTTCTTTCAACCGCCAGTAAACGTCACATGTGTTCCCAATCCG AATCCACTACCGATGACACAGTGGCAACGTGTTGCTTTCCTGGGCTGGATGCTTGGACTGCAACAACAATGA
- the LOC138979712 gene encoding uncharacterized protein isoform X2, with protein MPDTSVELFLNAYDAANKRVAVAFPVGYQNTIYTRHIFDFGKGIHLVTTGEWYGPGNSHTKCAKYPLNVPWREACVPENATKSEGFYMGHKTEQYYRQLDAVAFTYTQGSTKAKVMVTQDTCFPVGEVIYDTGDPAGARVINRLYVNQTTDANDGFFQPPVNVTCVPNPNPLPMTQWQRVAFLGWMLGLQQQ; from the exons ATGCCCGACACTAGTGTG GAACTTTTCCTCAACGCGTACGACGCAGCGAATAAACGGGTGGCCGTTGCGTTCCCTGTTGGTTATCAAAACACCATTTACACCCGTCACATCTTCGACTTCGGAAAG GGTATTCACCTGGTGACGACGGGCGAGTGGTATGGTCCAGGTAACAGCCACACCAAGTGCGCCAAGTACCCGCTTAACGTTCCGTGGAGGGAGGCCTGTGTACCCG AAAACGCGACGAAAAGCGAAGGATTTTACATGGGTCACAAAACCGAACAATACTACCGCCAGTTGGATGCCGTGGCCTTCACCTACACACAAGGGTCAACCAAGGCCAAGGTCATGGTCACACAGGACACGTGCTTTCCGGTTGGCGAGGTCATCTATGATACTGGCGATCCGG CGGGAGCCAGGGTGATCAACCGTCTGTATGTGAACCAGACCACGGACGCGAATGACGGGTTCTTTCAACCGCCAGTAAACGTCACATGTGTTCCCAATCCG AATCCACTACCGATGACACAGTGGCAACGTGTTGCTTTCCTGGGCTGGATGCTTGGACTGCAACAACAATGA